In the Wyeomyia smithii strain HCP4-BCI-WySm-NY-G18 chromosome 2, ASM2978416v1, whole genome shotgun sequence genome, one interval contains:
- the LOC129721094 gene encoding uncharacterized protein LOC129721094 isoform X2 produces the protein MFYHYYLHQHQCITARYMTVIFNMLLLAFASLGVVSSLLVVVGLKLDNRAFLVPWIIVMIADLLVECAHFIYLIVIQTLRFEPVTAMLFTIDFFIMCLNIYCLLCVISQYQEYRAGRGAAENCSFTSSLNIQYSPPAATCLPQGKSIRSPVMCPHTNCTLIPEETQTNGAIHSTITVAPPLNSPPDFCRQNSLLLKKQVKFNNGEKTKVCCSGVIHPENVLPKEACRRSNGHILPIETLPEYGEGTRTWKERKTVKHYNTHGK, from the exons ATGTTTTACCATTATTATTTACACCAACATCAGTGTATAACTGCAAGATATA TGACTGTGATATTCAACATGTTGTTATTAGCGTTTGCTAGCCTGGGTGTAGTGTCGTCCCTTCTGGTTGTAGTCGGATTAAAACTG GACAACCGAGCGTTCCTGGTGCCATGGATAATTGTTATGATTGCTGACTTGCTGGTGGAGTGTGCCCATTTTATTTATCTTATTGTGATTCAGACA CTACGGTTCGAACCAGTCACAGCAATGCTGTTCACAATTGATTTCTTCATTATGTGTCTTAAT ATTTATTGCCTGCTCTGCGTGATATCCCAGTATCAGGAATACAGGGCCGGCCGAGGAGCAGCGGAGAATTGTTCTTTCACAAGT TCTCTCAACATCCAGTATAGTCCGCCAGCTGCTACTTGTCTACCCCAGGGGAAATCCATCCGAAGTCCGGTAATGTGTCCCCACACAAATTGTACTTTAATTCCGGAAGAAACTCAGACGAATGGTGCGATTCACAGCA CTATAACGGTGGCTCCACCATTGAATTCACCCCCGGACTTTTGCCGGCAAAATTCTCTGCTACTGAAGAAACAGGTCAAATTCAACAACGGCGAGAAAACGAAAGTATGCTGCAGTGGGGTCATTCATCCAGAAAATGTTCTGCCTAAGGAGGCCTGCAGGAGAAGCAACGGTCACATATTGCCGATTGAAACGCTTCCCG AATATGGAGAGGGGACCCGAACCTGGAAAGAACGGAAGACGGTAAAGCACTATAATACTCATGGAAAGTAG